Below is a genomic region from Nocardioides panacis.
GCCCGGGAGGGCCACGAGGTCGTCCGGCTGGTCCGCGGCGAGGCCCTCTCGGCCAGCGAGTCCTCCTGGGACCCGTACGCCGGCAAGGTCGACCGCGCGGTCATCGAGGACGCCGACGTGGTCTCCACCCTGTCCGGCGCCCCGCTCGCGCACTGGCCGTGGACGGAGTCCTACAAGCGCACCTTCACCGCCAGCCGGGTCGCCACCACCCGCACGCTGGCCGAGGCCGTCGCCGCCTCGGACCGCAAGCCGGCGTTCGTCGCGCAGAACGGCATCGCCGGGTACGGCGACCGCGGCGACGCCCCGCTGACCGAGGAGTCGGCGTTCGACGCCGACACGTTCATGGGCCGGGTCACCCGCGCCTGGCAGGACGCGGCGTCCCCGGCGTCCGAGGCCGGCGCCCGGGTCGCGGTGATGCGGACCGGGATCATCCTCGACAAGCGCGGCGGCGCCCTGGAAGCCGTTGCTGCTGCTGTTCAAGGCGGGGCTCGGCGGCCCGGTCGGCCCCGGCACGCAGTACTTCTCCACGATCTCGATGCCGGACTGGGTGCGGGCCGCCACCCATCTCGCCACCCACGAGGGCTCGTCCGGGGTCTACAACGTGTCCGGCCCGGGCGCGACCACCAACGCGGAGTTCGGCAAGGAGCTCGGCCGGATGCTGCACCGGCCCTCGCTGCTGCGGGCGCCGGCCGCACCGATCCGCGCGGTCGTCGGCGACGTGTCCTCCGAGCTGCTGAACTCGACCCGCGTGGAGCCGGCCCGGCTGCTCGCCGAGGGCTTCGTGTTCGAGCACCCCACGCTGAACGCACGGCTGGCGGCCGCGCTCACCTGAGCGGCTCCCCACCTGACCGACCGAGCGCCGGGCCGCGCCGCCAGAGTCGCCGGGTCAGCGGGGTTCGGACCGCCGTTTCGCGCCGGGTGGGCGGGGTGCGGACGGGCAGGACGGACACCACCCGCCAGGCCCCGTCGGCTCCGCGCCGCAACGTCACGGTGCGCGCGTCCGGCCGGTCCCGGGGCAGCGCGACCCGCCGGCCGGCGCCGACCGCGACCGCCCCGTCCAGCCGGTCGGTGACCTCCAGGCGCAGCCGCCGGGGACGCTCGTCGAGCACCCGCAGCGCGAGCACCTGGGTCCGCATGCCCTCGACGACCAGCCCGCGTCGCCGGTAGCCGGTCAGCACGTGCAGGTCGGAGCGTGCGGCGGCCGAGCGGGCGACGTACAGCCGGCGCAGCTGCCGGACCGAGCCGGCGGCGTACGCGGCGGCGCGCTGCTCGTCCCACGCGCGCAGCACGTCGGCGGCCGGGACGTCCACCGCGCCGACGTCCGCGCCGACGTCCGGCTCCGGGCTGGCCGCCCGCGTCTCCGCGGGCCGCTCCCCTGCCCGCAGCACCAGTCCGGTGCCGAGCAGGGCCAGCAGCAGCACGAGCACGAGCACGAGCCGGGACCGGGTCACCGGACCAGCGTGGACCAGCTCGCCGAACGGCGTCGGCGCTCGTCCACAGGCCGCGACCGGGACGCCTCAGGCCCGGTGCCGCGGCTCCGCCTGGTCCGTCGGGTCGACCGGCTCGGCACCGACCGGTTCCGGGCCGACCGGTTCCGGGTCGACCGGTTCCGGGCCGACCGGTTCCACGTCGACCGGTTGCGGGCCGACCCGTTCCGGGCCGACCGCGTCCGCCCCGACCTGCACCCCGTCCGGGCTGCCGACGTGCAGCATCTCCGCGGTCGCCCGGTCCGCGTGGTCCGGCGTGTGCCACAGCCGGGAGGGCCACCAGATCCGCGGGCCGAGGTCGTACGCGAGGGCGGGGACCAGCAGGGTCCGCACGACCAGGGTGTCCAGCAGCACGCCGAACGCGACGATGAACGCGATCTGCGCCAGGAACAGGATCGGCACCACGCCCAGCGCCGCGAAGGTGGCCGCCAGCACGACACCGGCCGAGGTGATCACCCCGCCGGTGACCGACAGCCCCTTCAGCACGCCCGGATGGGTCCCCTGCCTGACGGACTCCTCCCGCACCCGCGTCATCAGGAAGATCGAGTAGTCGATGCCGAGCGCCACCAGGAACACGAAACCGATCAGCGAGATCGACGGGTCGGTCGCCGGGAAGTCGAAGACGTGGTTGAACATCACCGCGCTGATGCCGATGGTCGCGCCGAACGACAGCACGTTGGCCAGCACCAGCAGCAGCGGCGCGGCGAGCGAGCGGAGCAGCAGGGCGAGGACGATGAAGATGACGACCAGGATCGCCGGGATCACCCGGGCCCGGTCGGCGTCGGTGGTGTCGCGGGCGTCGAGCTGGATCGCGGTGTTCCCGCCGACGAGCACCTCGGGGCTGACCCGGTCGAGGTCGGTCCGCAGGGCACGCACCGTGTCGGCGGCCGCCGCGGACTCCGCGGAGCCCTTCAGCGTGGCGAGCACCACCACGTCGCCGTCGACCACCTTGGGAGCCGGCGGCGTCGAGCCGGTGGCCGGGCCCGACGGCAGGTAGCTCACCCCGTCGGAGACGATCCCGTCCTCGGCCCGCACGGCCGCGATCACCTTCTCCACGTCGTCCTGCGGCGTGATGACCACGACCGGGCTGGACTGGTCGCTCGGGAAGTGCCGGTCGAGGATGTCCTGGGCCTTGACCGAGTCGACCCGGGTCAGGAACGTGTCGGTCTGCGGCACCGGGTCCTCGTCGAGGGTCGGCACGAACGCCGCGCACGCGGCCAGCCCGAGGAAGGTCACCACCCAGACCGTGCGGGCCCGCCGGCCGACGAGCCGGGCCACCCCGCCCCACAGGCCGCGCGCGTCCTTGTGCTCCGAGCCGTACATCGGGCGGAACGGCCAGTAGGCCCAGCGGCCCAGGAGCAGCAGCGCCGCCGGCAGCAGGGTGAGCGCGGAGAGCATCGCGCCCGCGATGCCGATCGCGCCGACCGGACCGAGCCCGCGCAGGCTGGAGAGGTCGGAGAGCAGCAGGCACAGCAGCCCCAGGATCACGGTGACGCCGGAGGCGACGATCGGCTCGAACGCGCGACGGTAGGCCCGCCGCATCGCGAGGTACACCGACTCCTCGTCGCGCAGCTCCTCGCGGAACCGCGAGACCAGCAGCAACGAGTAGTCGGTGGCGGCGCCGAGCGCGAGGATGAACAAGATCCCCTGGCTCTGGCCGTTGAGGTCGAGCACGTCGTTCCTGGCCAGCGCGTAGATCGCCGCCGAGGCGAGGCCGAGGGCGAGCAGCGCCGAGATGATCACCACCAGCGGCAGGATGATCGTGCGGTAGACCACCACCAGGATCACCAGGATCACCAGCAGCGCGACGACCAGCAGGATGCCGTCGATGGCCCCGAACGCGGTGATGAAGTCGCCGAGGATGCCGCCCTGTCCGCCGACCAGCGCGGTCAGCCCGGCGGGCGGGTCGTCCACCACGTCGCGGATCGCGGCGACGGCCGTCTGGATCTCCTCGCCGTCCGAGGACGCGACCGGCACGACGATCTGCGCGGCGGTGCCGTCCGCGGAGTACGACGGGGCGGCGACCGCTGCCGCGTCGACGTGCGCGACGTCCTTGAGGTTGGCGCCGTACCCGGCGATCGCCCGCTTGTCGGCGGCGGTCAGCCCGCCCGGCCGCTCGAAGACGACCGTCGTGGGCAGCGACTCCTGCCCGGTGAACGTCAGGAACTCGTTGAGCACCCGGGTGGACTCGGTGCTCTTCGGCAGGAAGGAGGCGTTGTCGTTCTTCTGCACCTCCGCGAGCCGGCCGGCGAACG
It encodes:
- a CDS encoding DUF1731 domain-containing protein; translation: MLLLFKAGLGGPVGPGTQYFSTISMPDWVRAATHLATHEGSSGVYNVSGPGATTNAEFGKELGRMLHRPSLLRAPAAPIRAVVGDVSSELLNSTRVEPARLLAEGFVFEHPTLNARLAAALT
- a CDS encoding MMPL family transporter gives rise to the protein MAHASTPVRTDGPGRSKRWVLPVVVVLLWLFVGGPLGSFAGRLAEVQKNDNASFLPKSTESTRVLNEFLTFTGQESLPTTVVFERPGGLTAADKRAIAGYGANLKDVAHVDAAAVAAPSYSADGTAAQIVVPVASSDGEEIQTAVAAIRDVVDDPPAGLTALVGGQGGILGDFITAFGAIDGILLVVALLVILVILVVVYRTIILPLVVIISALLALGLASAAIYALARNDVLDLNGQSQGILFILALGAATDYSLLLVSRFREELRDEESVYLAMRRAYRRAFEPIVASGVTVILGLLCLLLSDLSSLRGLGPVGAIGIAGAMLSALTLLPAALLLLGRWAYWPFRPMYGSEHKDARGLWGGVARLVGRRARTVWVVTFLGLAACAAFVPTLDEDPVPQTDTFLTRVDSVKAQDILDRHFPSDQSSPVVVITPQDDVEKVIAAVRAEDGIVSDGVSYLPSGPATGSTPPAPKVVDGDVVVLATLKGSAESAAAADTVRALRTDLDRVSPEVLVGGNTAIQLDARDTTDADRARVIPAILVVIFIVLALLLRSLAAPLLLVLANVLSFGATIGISAVMFNHVFDFPATDPSISLIGFVFLVALGIDYSIFLMTRVREESVRQGTHPGVLKGLSVTGGVITSAGVVLAATFAALGVVPILFLAQIAFIVAFGVLLDTLVVRTLLVPALAYDLGPRIWWPSRLWHTPDHADRATAEMLHVGSPDGVQVGADAVGPERVGPQPVDVEPVGPEPVDPEPVGPEPVGAEPVDPTDQAEPRHRA